In Pleomorphomonas sp. T1.2MG-36, the genomic stretch GCGACTGCGGCAGGTGGCCGTCCGGCGTGACGATGCGCCAGTCTGCGTGGGTGAAGGCGGCGTGCTCGTCCCAGGCGGCCGAGAGATAGATCGGCGCGGCGATGCCCTCGCCGTGCAGCGCGTCGAGCTGGGCGCGCAACAGGTCGAAGCCGAGGCCGGGGTGCATCCGGCCCACCTTGGTCGGGTGGTAGGACAGGCCGTGATGGCACTTGGAGAAGATGGTGACCGAGTCGACGTGGGCCTCCTTGAAGGCGCGGGCGAAGGCGCGCGCGTCGAAGCGGGAGCCGATGCCCTCGATCAGGCCGGAGGTGTGGAAGTCGAGATGGATCTGGCGAAAGCGCATGATGGCGGAGGTCACTTGTGATGGATGGGGGAGGCGTCGTGCAGCGTGGCGCCGTCGGCGGCGAAGACCACGAAGGCCGAGCGATCGGCCCTGAGCGCGATGTGCTGGCCGAGCCGCTTGTCGGACTGGCTCGGAACCAGCTGGGCGAAGTAGCCGTCGAGGGACTCGGAATCGGTGGTGCGGAGGGCGCGGGCGTCCGAATAGACCAGCGTCTCGCGGCCGAGCGCCTCGACCACGGTGACCTCGGCGTCGGCGAGGTGGACTTCGCCGTCGTCGCCGAGCGCTTCCGGCCGGATGCCCAGGGTGACCGCGTCGCCCGCGAGCGGCAGCGTCTCGCCGGGCGCGAATTCCAGGTCGAGCGGCGGCCGTCCCTCGCCGAGCGAGAAACCGACCGACCGGCCGGCCAGCCTGAGAACGCGGGCGGTGATGAAGTTCATGCGCGGCGAGCCGATGAAGCCGGCCACGAAGCGCGTCGCCGGCTTGTTGTAGAGGTCGAGCGGCGAGCCGATCTGCTCGATGTTGCCGCCGTTCATCACGATGATGCGGTCGGCCATGGTCATGGCCTCGGTCTGGTCGTGGGTGACGTAGAGCATGGTGGCGCCAAGCTCGCGGTGCAGGCGCGATAGCTCGATGCGCATCTGCGAGCGCAGCGCGGCGTCGAGGTTGGAAAGCGGCTCGTCGAACAGGAACACCTCCGGCGCGCGGGTGATGGCCCGGCCGATGGCGACGCGCTGCTTCTGGCCGCCCGACAGCGCCTTCGGATACTTGCCGAGGTGGTCGGTGATGCGCAGGATCTCGGCGGCGCGCGTCACGGCGGCCTCGATCTCGGCCTTCGGCCGGCGCGCCACCTTGAGGGCGAAGCCCATGTTCTGGGCCACCGTCATGTGCGGATAGAGCGCGTAGTTCTGGAACACCATGGCGACGCCGCGATCGGACGGTTCGGCGGCGGTGATGTCGTGGCCGGCGATGGAGACCGAGCCGGAGGAGATCTCCTCCAGGCCGGCGATGGAGCGCAGCAGCGTCGACTTGCCGCAGCCCGACGGGCCGACCATGACGACGAACTCGCCCTTCTCGGCGGCGAAGGACACTCCGGATAGGACCGTCAGGCTGCCATAGCGCTTGACGACGTCGCGGACTTCGAGATGGGGCATGGCGGTATCTCTATTTGCCGAGGCCGGCGAGGCTGCGCACGAAATGGCGCTGGGCCAGCAGGAAGATGACGATGAGGGGAAGGGTGGCGATGGCGAGGCCGGCCATCAGGGCGGGCCAGTCGGCGCTGTACTGGCCGGTCAGCCCGTAGATGCCGACGGGCAGCGTGCGCACGTCGGACTTCGTGAGCATCAGGAGGGCGAGGATGAACTCGTTCCAGTTGAACACGGCCTGGAAGATGGCGCCGCTGGCGATCGCCGGCCCGGAGAGCGGCAGCACGATGCGGAAGAACACCTCCAGCCGGCCGCAGCCGTCGAGCCGCGCCGCCTCTTCCAGCTCGCGCGGGAACTCCAGGAAGAAGGTGTAGAACAGCATCGTGGTGAAGGGGATGCCGTAGGCCGCGTAGGGCAGGGCGATGGCAAGGCGCGAGTTGAGGAGCCCGGCGCTGGAGACCAGCTGGTAGAGCGGCACCATGACGCTTTGCAGCGGCACGGCGAAGCCGGCGACGATGGCGACGTAGACCCAGCGCATCACCGGCCGGTCGGAGCGAGCGAGGATGTAGGCGGCAAGGCTCGACGCGAAGATGATGATGAACACCGACAGCGCGGTGACCAGGATCGAGTTGATCAGGAAGCCGCTGATGCCGATGCCCCAGGCGCGCTCGAAGGCGGCGAAGCTGAACTGCTTGGGCAGGGCGAGCGGCCGGGTGAACAGCTCGGCCTGGCTCTTGAAGGCCGAGATGACCATCACGAAGACGGGCAGCAGCACGAACAGCGTCCACAGCGAGACGACGGAGTGCAGGCCGATGGCGACGGTGCGGGATCGAAGCGTCATGTTCCTTGGCTCCTTAACCGCGCCGCGACAGGCGGACCTGCAACCAGCCGAGCAGCACGGCGGTGACCAGCAGGACGACGGCCATGGCGTTGGCGTAGCCCATGTTTCCGAAGGAGAAGGCCTGGGTGTAGGTGTAGGTGCCCAGAACCTGGGTGGCGTTGGCCGGCCCGCCGCCGGTGGTGACGAACACGAGGTCGAACACCTTGAAGCCGCCGATGACGGTGATCAGCGTCGCCAGCACCAAGACGTTGCGGATGCCGGGAAGCGTGATGTACCAGAAGGCCTTGAGGCCGCGCGCGCCGTCGAGCGAGGCCGCCTCGTAGTGCTCCTTGGGGATGGCCTGCAGGCCGGCGAGGATCAGCATCATCTGGAAGCCGACGTTCTGCCAGGCGGCGATGAGCAGCAGCATCCACAGCGAGATCGACGGATCGCCCAGCCAGCCGAGCTTCGGCGTCGGCAGGCCCAGCGCCTTGACCACGGCATTGAGCGGGCCGACGTTGGGGTCGAGGATCAGCATCCAGACGAAGGCGACGGCGATCGAGGAGATCACCACCGGCATGAAGATGATGGTGCGATAGAAGACGCCGCCGCGCCGGATGCCCCGGTCGAGGATGGCGGCGATGATGGCGCCGCCGCCGACCTGCGAGATCACCGATCCGACGACGATGAAGATGTTGTTGGAGATCGCCCGCCAGAACAGCGGGTCGGTGACCGCCCGGCGGTAGTTGGCGCCGCCGACGTAGGTCCACGAGCTCGACGTCATGGAGAAGTCGAAGAACGAGCCGACCACGGCGACGATGGCCGGGATCAGGATGAAGACGCCGACGAGGATGAGCGCCGGGGCCATCATGGCCGAAGCGGAGACGGTGCCGGCCTTCATCGCCGGCCGCCGGGCGCCCGGAGCGCCGGCGAGAGTGGATGTCGGTGGAAAGGGCATGCTGCTACCTGGCGGCCGTCCCGGTCGGGCGGCGGCGGAAGGGCGAGGATGAAAGGAGGCCGGGGCGACAATCGCATCGCGTCGCCCCGACCGAGGGGCGCCTGTCCGGGGGGGAGGAACAGGCGCCGTCACTCTTTGCGGGAGCAGGGCTCCCGGGAGCTTACTTCTTGGCCTGCGCGGCGAGAGCTGCCTCGCGCACCTTGCCGACGGCCGCTTCCGGCGTCAGCGTGCGGTTCAGCACCTCGACGGTGGCGTTCATGTAGGCGTCGGCCACGGTGGACTCGAGCAGCGCATCGAGCACGTTGACGCCCTCCTTGACGGTGGCGACTTCGCTCGCGATGTCCTTGAAGCTCTGCGGCACGCCCTCGGCCTTGTCGATGAGCTTGGTGTTGGACGGCAGGAACTGCACCTTCTCGGCGAACTTCAGGGCCTGCTCGTCGGAGACCAGGAAGCTCAGCCATTCGACCGCTTCCTTGGGATGGGCGGTCTTGGCGGAGACCTGATAACCCTCGGGCACCAGGAAGTTGGCGTCGGGGTTGCCCTTGCCGCCTTCCATCACCGGCAGACGGAAGAAGCCGTAGTCGGTGAAGCCGGCCTCATCGAGCGCCGAGGTGCACCAGCTGCCGCAATATTCCATCGGCGAGGCCCGGGTGATGAACATCGAGTCGGCGATGGCGTATTCGGTGGCGTTCGGCGCGTCCTCGAAGCAGCCGGCGTCCTGCAGGTCGACGAGCGCCTGGAAGGCCTTGGCATAGCCCGGATCGGTGTAGAGCTGGTCGGCCGGCCGCGACAGGTCGTAGTCGGCGGCGGTGGCCGCGACGCCCATGGCGCGCTCGTTGAGCATGGTCATCCAGTGGATGGCCTTCCAGCGCGTCTTGTTGCCAAGCGGCATCGGCACGGTGTTGGGATCGATCTGGCGGATCGCCTTGCACAAGCCACCGAGTTCGCCCAGCGTCTTGGGGATTTCGAGCTTGTGCTCGGCGAAATAGGCCTTGTCGTAGAAGACGTATTTGGTGACCGCGTCGGTGGCGACGCCGTAGAGGCGGCCGTCGTAGCGGAAGGAATCCAGAAGGCCCTGCGGCAGCACCTTGGCAAAGCCGCCCGGCACGTTGCCGTAATCGGTGATGTCGAGCGCCAGCTTGTCCTTGACGAGCTGCGCGGCGCGGTCGCCGGCCCAGTTGAAGAACACGTCCGGCCCGTCGGAGCCGACCAGCGCCACCTTCAGCGCGGTCTTGTATGGGTCGCCCGGAAAGATCTGGTGTTCGATGCTGACGTTCGGATGGGTCGCCTTGAAGCTCTCGGCGGCCTCGGCGATGAGTTCCTTGTAGCCCTTGTTGTCGAGCGTCCACATCTTGATGACGATGTCTTCGGCGCGCGCCGGGGCGACAAGAATTGCGGCGCCCAGAAGCGCGCTGGCAACAAGACGGACCTCTCCACTAAACCGGAATCGCATGGTAAACTCCCTAACCCTCTAGGATGAAACGGCGAACGAATTCCGTCTTGGTGCGGATGCTCATTCTGGCATTGATATCGAACCGTTTCGATAGGATCGTATAGTCGGGTTTTTGGCTTGACAAGTATCGAACTATCATCGAACAGCGACATGTGGATAGATCGAACCTGTCCCGCCGCCGGGGGTGCGCGGATTTCCATCCGCTCGTGCGCTCTTCGGCGCATGTCGTCGGGGTGGGTATGAAAACGGTTCGATAGGCCGGAACGGCCGGAAAAAGGCAAGGCGATGGCAACGATCAGGGATGTGGCCCGTCATGCGGGCGTCTCCATTTCCACCGTGTCGCTGGCCCTCA encodes the following:
- a CDS encoding carbohydrate ABC transporter permease, which translates into the protein MPFPPTSTLAGAPGARRPAMKAGTVSASAMMAPALILVGVFILIPAIVAVVGSFFDFSMTSSSWTYVGGANYRRAVTDPLFWRAISNNIFIVVGSVISQVGGGAIIAAILDRGIRRGGVFYRTIIFMPVVISSIAVAFVWMLILDPNVGPLNAVVKALGLPTPKLGWLGDPSISLWMLLLIAAWQNVGFQMMLILAGLQAIPKEHYEAASLDGARGLKAFWYITLPGIRNVLVLATLITVIGGFKVFDLVFVTTGGGPANATQVLGTYTYTQAFSFGNMGYANAMAVVLLVTAVLLGWLQVRLSRRG
- a CDS encoding ABC transporter substrate-binding protein, producing MRFRFSGEVRLVASALLGAAILVAPARAEDIVIKMWTLDNKGYKELIAEAAESFKATHPNVSIEHQIFPGDPYKTALKVALVGSDGPDVFFNWAGDRAAQLVKDKLALDITDYGNVPGGFAKVLPQGLLDSFRYDGRLYGVATDAVTKYVFYDKAYFAEHKLEIPKTLGELGGLCKAIRQIDPNTVPMPLGNKTRWKAIHWMTMLNERAMGVAATAADYDLSRPADQLYTDPGYAKAFQALVDLQDAGCFEDAPNATEYAIADSMFITRASPMEYCGSWCTSALDEAGFTDYGFFRLPVMEGGKGNPDANFLVPEGYQVSAKTAHPKEAVEWLSFLVSDEQALKFAEKVQFLPSNTKLIDKAEGVPQSFKDIASEVATVKEGVNVLDALLESTVADAYMNATVEVLNRTLTPEAAVGKVREAALAAQAKK
- a CDS encoding ABC transporter ATP-binding protein, with the protein product MPHLEVRDVVKRYGSLTVLSGVSFAAEKGEFVVMVGPSGCGKSTLLRSIAGLEEISSGSVSIAGHDITAAEPSDRGVAMVFQNYALYPHMTVAQNMGFALKVARRPKAEIEAAVTRAAEILRITDHLGKYPKALSGGQKQRVAIGRAITRAPEVFLFDEPLSNLDAALRSQMRIELSRLHRELGATMLYVTHDQTEAMTMADRIIVMNGGNIEQIGSPLDLYNKPATRFVAGFIGSPRMNFITARVLRLAGRSVGFSLGEGRPPLDLEFAPGETLPLAGDAVTLGIRPEALGDDGEVHLADAEVTVVEALGRETLVYSDARALRTTDSESLDGYFAQLVPSQSDKRLGQHIALRADRSAFVVFAADGATLHDASPIHHK
- a CDS encoding carbohydrate ABC transporter permease; protein product: MTLRSRTVAIGLHSVVSLWTLFVLLPVFVMVISAFKSQAELFTRPLALPKQFSFAAFERAWGIGISGFLINSILVTALSVFIIIFASSLAAYILARSDRPVMRWVYVAIVAGFAVPLQSVMVPLYQLVSSAGLLNSRLAIALPYAAYGIPFTTMLFYTFFLEFPRELEEAARLDGCGRLEVFFRIVLPLSGPAIASGAIFQAVFNWNEFILALLMLTKSDVRTLPVGIYGLTGQYSADWPALMAGLAIATLPLIVIFLLAQRHFVRSLAGLGK